From the Pseudomonadota bacterium genome, one window contains:
- the mutL gene encoding DNA mismatch repair endonuclease MutL, with protein sequence MPTGPRRIQTLPEVVINQIAAGEVVERPASVVKELVENSLDAGADEVLVDVEDGGCRLIRVRDNGAGIEAEDLPLALSRHATSKIGGFDDLVSLASLGFRGEALPSIGSISTLILSSRVRASEAGWTIRTAGGMGTVGPLPTPHPPGTSVEVRDLFFNTPARRKFLRSERTEFQQIQDWLRRLALSRVEVRFSLHHNRRNVLNVRKAAGPPDIAERLQQLGGAPLEAAVAVDETAVAMRLRGWIWRAPAVGNGQEMKYLYVNGRAVRDRAVQHALWTAAEHNNCTGQFAAYLLYLEMDPADVDVNVHPQKLEVRFLDGRSVHDFVLSAAKRALAGAGSVARVSPSAAGGPARTPSVPKVREAPGAYHTAARPRPPAPAAARAGRAVALVGARYLVAMDAAGVTVTDGAVALRRLFDEWARRGPAVTRTLLIPERLDLGERAIETLEGHAALLCRMGLDLERAGSDALLVRGVPGPLHGSGYEALIRDVVTALAGRSAAPEPDAGLPAVLAAHALRSAGVSSPAELEDTLRDLAVVGYGEGGTVAPGLRRLTEGDLARLVSGAAPEDGATHAA encoded by the coding sequence ATGCCTACCGGCCCGCGACGGATCCAGACCCTGCCCGAGGTGGTCATCAACCAGATCGCGGCGGGGGAGGTGGTGGAACGCCCGGCCTCGGTGGTCAAGGAGCTGGTCGAGAACAGTCTGGATGCCGGCGCCGACGAGGTCCTGGTGGACGTCGAAGACGGCGGCTGCCGCCTCATCCGGGTGCGCGACAACGGTGCGGGGATAGAGGCCGAGGACTTGCCGCTCGCCCTGTCCCGCCATGCCACGAGTAAGATCGGCGGCTTCGATGACCTCGTGTCGCTGGCGAGCCTCGGGTTCCGGGGGGAGGCGCTGCCCAGCATCGGCTCGATCTCGACCCTCATCCTATCCTCGCGCGTGCGAGCGAGCGAGGCCGGGTGGACCATCCGCACCGCCGGTGGCATGGGCACGGTGGGACCGCTGCCCACCCCCCACCCGCCCGGTACCTCGGTCGAGGTCCGCGACCTCTTCTTCAACACGCCGGCGCGGCGCAAGTTCCTGCGCAGCGAGCGCACCGAGTTCCAGCAGATCCAGGACTGGCTCAGGCGCCTCGCGCTGAGCCGGGTCGAGGTCCGGTTTTCACTCCACCATAATCGCCGGAACGTCCTGAACGTACGCAAGGCGGCAGGTCCTCCGGATATCGCGGAGCGGCTGCAACAGCTCGGCGGGGCGCCGCTCGAGGCCGCCGTGGCCGTGGACGAGACGGCCGTCGCCATGCGGCTCCGGGGTTGGATCTGGCGCGCTCCGGCGGTCGGTAACGGACAGGAGATGAAGTACCTGTACGTAAACGGCCGCGCGGTCCGCGACCGTGCCGTCCAGCACGCCCTGTGGACGGCCGCCGAGCACAACAACTGCACCGGCCAGTTCGCGGCCTACTTGCTCTATCTCGAAATGGATCCGGCGGACGTCGACGTCAATGTCCATCCCCAGAAGCTGGAGGTCAGGTTCCTGGACGGTCGCTCGGTGCATGACTTCGTGCTGAGCGCCGCCAAACGGGCCTTGGCTGGCGCCGGCTCGGTCGCGAGGGTGTCTCCGAGCGCGGCCGGGGGCCCGGCCCGAACCCCGTCGGTTCCCAAGGTGAGAGAAGCCCCGGGCGCTTACCATACGGCGGCCAGGCCACGCCCCCCGGCGCCCGCAGCCGCGCGTGCCGGCCGGGCCGTCGCGCTCGTCGGGGCGCGGTACCTGGTTGCCATGGACGCGGCTGGCGTCACGGTGACCGACGGCGCCGTGGCATTGCGCCGGCTGTTCGACGAGTGGGCCCGGCGGGGTCCGGCCGTGACCCGAACCCTACTCATCCCGGAACGTCTCGATCTGGGCGAGCGCGCGATCGAAACCCTCGAGGGGCACGCGGCGCTCCTTTGCCGGATGGGCCTGGATCTCGAACGGGCCGGCTCCGACGCGCTCTTGGTGCGCGGGGTGCCCGGACCGCTGCACGGGAGTGGCTACGAAGCCTTGATCCGTGACGTGGTCACGGCCCTCGCCGGCCGGAGTGCGGCGCCGGAACCGGATGCGGGATTGCCGGCGGTCCTGGCCGCGCACGCCCTGCGCTCTGCCGGAGTGTCCTCCCCCGCGGAGCTGGAGGACACGCTCCGCGAC